The following DNA comes from Lynx canadensis isolate LIC74 chromosome C2, mLynCan4.pri.v2, whole genome shotgun sequence.
GTAGTGACTTCAAGGACAGGTCTTTCGTCCCCTGTGCTAAGTGAGAGCACAGACGTCCTTTAAAGACAAACTTTGCAAACAAGAATAACCTTGAGAAAGACCCTTATACGCAGATCAATGCTCAGGAACGGTGCCAACCACTTACAACTCCCCTTTGACATTTCACAGATGTGTTTCACGCTAGGGAAGAGGCCTCCTTCTACACTGAAACCCAAATCCATGCTTTGTGTCTTGGGTGCAGTGGGGGACTTATCGGATGAGCCGCTGGGGAAATACGTGCCCCCTATGCTCTCTTTGGTCAACTAGAGTCACCTTGGCAGAGGggtcccctgcctcccaggggaTACTTCTGTGGTGCCTTGACCTAAGCCTCTCCCGGGAATTCTTTCTGTTCGGGAGGTCTTGTGGAGTGCAGCTTCACAGTCCCACGGATCTGCCCAGAACCATCCGGCGGTCCCCAGCCCCCAAGCTCTGGGACGGCTTCGGGGCTGCGCTAGCCATTAATGGACATCatccatttttaatcagaaagaTCAGAAGAAAGATGGTAAGCGAATCCCAGTCGCAAGTCAATTTAAATAACATTCCTGGGGAAATCCAATCACTTAAAACTGAGACACCTACGCGAGCAAGAGCCCCCGCCCGACTAGCAAGGAAGAGCACGACGGCTGAATTAATCAAGATCAGGGGGCTCCAGAGCTGAGCGCGGAGCATTAACCCTTCCAGCCCCAGAGAGTGACAAGGGGGCTTGCAAAAGCGCGGACGGCCAGGGCGAAGATGCCCACGGCAGCCACGCACAGGCTGCCTCTGCCATCTTGGGCGGCTCCGAACGCCCAGAGCTCTACCCGGGAGGCTGGGCGCTCGCGGTTAAGGTCAGAAGCTCAGGAAGCCGCTCAGGCTGCGAGGGGAGGCCGCCTCCCGCAGCCTCTGCGCGCCTTGGGCTCCTCCTTCCGCCCAAGCGTGGCCAAGTGAGGACTGCTCCGGCCGCAGGTAGCCGAGGCGCGGGAGGCGGCGCGCTGGACCCAGAGGAGTGCCCGGGGAGGGGCCGACGGACACGCGGACAGACGGATCCCCCAACCCCCGCCCGGGACATTAGCAACGGTCTGCGCGGGCCATGTGGGGGCCCGGGGTCACAGCCGAGGGCCTGTCGGTGGCGCCCGcaccgccgccgctgctgccgctgctgctacTGCTGACGCTGGCGCTCGTGGCGCCCtcgcggggcggcgggggctgCGCGGACCTGGCGTGTGGCGAGCGGGAGCGCTGCTGCGACGCGGCCAACGCCACAGCGGTGCGCTGCTGCAAGCTGCCGCTGCACGCCTTCCTCGACAACGTGGGCTGGTTCGTCCGCAAGCTCTCGGGGCTGCTTATCCTGCTAGTGCTCTTCGCCATCGGCTACTTCCTGCAGCGCATCATCTGCCCCAGCCCACGCAGGTACCCGCGCGGTCAGGCGCGGCCCGGGCAAGCACGGCCCGGGCCGCCGGGGGGCGCGGGGCCGCCGGGGGCCGCGGGGCCGcccgacgacgacgacgacgactcGCCCGCGCTAATGCGCGACGAGGCGGCTGCCGGCTCCCAGGACTCACTGCTGGACAGTGGAGGCGGGGGCCGGGGAGGCGGAGGGCGCTCGGCCCCCTCCTGCGCCTCCGAGCACGAGCTTCGCGTAGTCTCGCCGGTCTTCCTGCAGCTGCCCAGCTACGAGGAGGTCAAGTACCTGCCCACCTACGAGGAGTCCATGCGGCTGCAGCAGCTCAGCCCCGGGGAGGTCGTGCTGCCCGTGTCGGTGCTTGGCCGCCCACGAGGCGGCGGCGCCGGGGAGTCAGACGGCGAGGAGGGCCGCTTCCCGCTCATCTGAGCGTCTACAGCCGCTCGAGGACCGCGCGGACAGAACGGGGCTAGGTGGGCTGCGGGTGGGACGCAACGGCCGAGGTGGTACCTGCCACCGCCAACTGCCTCAGACCCTGCCTGGTACCCGGGCCGAATCGCCCGTCGCTCGGCGACTGGGCTGGAGTCACTCccgtttccccccccccccccccgccccgttcctccccccccccccccccgggatcTTAAGTTTCCCTACGTTTCATTCGGTTCAAGGAAACGTTAGGCGCGCGCGGCGGGGGCCACAGCAGCGGACAACCCAGGAGCGCAACTTCGAAGACCGTCCCTACCCTCAGCCTCTGCTCAGACTGTGTTCACTCGTAAGTGCCTGCTTTCCGAATCAAAGAGAACACGTGAGCCCTTTCGTGAGTCGGGAGAAAGGTAGCAACCTTTAGGGATGAAGGGAAAGGGACGCAGTTCCATACCTCTCCCTCTTGCCCAGACAGGTCACGGTCTCCGAAGATAAGCCGAGGGCTAGGAGCCGTGGGGGTGAGCCACCACTGGAGACTGCTGCGTGCGGTCAGGGAGATCAGCTCCTAGGTATGATTGAATCCCTCCCTTACGGAGAACACCCaccctccaccaaaaaaaaacttGCTATCTTCCTGGCCAAGTATAGTCACAGCTGATGGCTCACAATTTGATGAGGAATACCCAGGATATCCAGTTAGGGGGTGTACCTATTGAAGATACAGCATTTAGGTATATTGAAGACCGTATTTGTAATAAGGTACAGTTGGACTTTTGATTTTTCAATTACtgagaagatatttatatttatttgtcttttatttttatatttttaccatgGATTGAACGTATCAGGAGTGTGTGCAGTTAATGACATGATAAtcgtcttttcctcttttttaggTCTTAATGGCCTAAATTGTCAttattgtttaataaaatgttggacattatttcatttacaatgggggaaaaaaggaggcaTGGTCAAACGAGAAAACATATGTGACATAAAACACATGACGGATATCTTATTTTCACTATTTgagatgaatatattttatttttagtactgtGTCATAACATATAACTTTTTGTAATAACTATAGATTGTGTAGTCTAGGTCTTAATTGTGTCATTCACCACATAGTTATATGTAGAAATGATTGATACACGTATGCCATACCATGAAGCATGATGTCATGCACTTTTccctctattttaaaatacattccacAACATGATACAAAACATAAGAACTTGTGACTTGTGACTTCTCTTCAAAGCCATAATTGTGCAAGTAATGTACTACAGAAGGATTTAGTCAACCTatcctaagaaaaaaataaatatcattgtaTCAGTTCCACCATCCTATGAAATGTCCTTTAAGCaaatggtaatttaaaataatatattaaaatgcatatgtataatgtacatatgtatattgtCTATGTACAATATACACATTGTATACCATATAATTATTATACTTTATGATTGTCatgaaaagtaggaaacaaaagGTTTCTCTGCTTGTGGAAAGATGAGTGTTATTAAGAAAGATTTTACACGGGAACCACACATATGTACCTAGAAACACTGATTTTATGATCGAAAACTTTGACAGTCCTGAAATTGTATTAGAAGAAACTGATGATTTGATTAATTTGAGAAATGATTTAATTGAGAAATTAATGTGAGAAAATGATTTAAACTTTTAAAGGCGAATAGAAAAAGTCTGGCAGTTCTAAGAAATCTTAAAATGTCTGAATTGTAATAGAACAGAATGGTTTACTCTAAAGTTCTAAAAGCTAATGACCCTGTCATTGAAATCATTTGAAGTGTATTAAAGcatagaaaaacattaaaatctttcTGTAAATTGTATCAGATGTGTGACTATATGgtatgtattaaaatatgaaatgtgtaTCTTTGTTATTTATAAGCAGTCTTAAGCTGTGAGTTGGCAAAACAATGAGTTGAGACTACATGAATTGACAATGGCACAAGATTTAATGAAATCATAGCATATTGAATAATTGCGTATATTCACGTTAGTCAAACACTATAAATCTTAGTTTTACGTGTGGCTATCAATACTACCCACCATTCAAACAAACTGGAAAGTTGccttaatcttttaaattatttatcctTTGAGGGTACACTGTTTTAGACACTTCTTCAAATTCACCATATATGAAACATCAACATAAacatccatatatatatccatcctgTATGTTGTTGCTATTACTAACATCTTGACCTTTGCAACAAAATCTTGTAAAAATATACTTATAATATGAATCAAGTATATTTCCT
Coding sequences within:
- the CC2H3orf80 gene encoding uncharacterized membrane protein C3orf80 homolog, whose translation is MWGPGVTAEGLSVAPAPPPLLPLLLLLTLALVAPSRGGGGCADLACGERERCCDAANATAVRCCKLPLHAFLDNVGWFVRKLSGLLILLVLFAIGYFLQRIICPSPRRYPRGQARPGQARPGPPGGAGPPGAAGPPDDDDDDSPALMRDEAAAGSQDSLLDSGGGGRGGGGRSAPSCASEHELRVVSPVFLQLPSYEEVKYLPTYEESMRLQQLSPGEVVLPVSVLGRPRGGGAGESDGEEGRFPLI